The genome window TATTCCCTCTGCCATCACCAAACCACTTTGGCTAATCTGTTTTAGTCCATCATCTGTCAATTGACCTACCATTGCCTGGCTACCAATGAGACCTCCTTCTTCATTGGCGAAAATGATAACCTCCAGAGGATGTTCTGTTACCATTTTATTTTCATTGAGTACTTCAATGACTTCCAAGGCACTAAGACAGCCTAAGGTGCCATCGTAGTTTCCCCCATCAGGCACCATGTCAATATGCGAACCAAAAGCAATTGGCTTTAGAGAAGGCTTTTTCCCCTTTCGTTTGCCGATGATGTTGCCACCACTGTCAATACTTGGGTTAAGTCCTGCATTCTTCATCAGTTGCATAAACCACGCCCTTCCTTCAATGTCTCCTTTGGTATAAGCCACTCTGTAGCCGTGGCCGTTTTCGTCTTGTCCAAATTTTGCCAGCTCTTTAATCCGATCCTCAATACGCTGTCTGTTTACTTTGAGATTGTCGCCAAAGAACATTTTACCATTTGAGCCCAGCAGCCCAAATGTTGTTATCCCAAGACCAGTTAATGCTGCGTTTTTAATAAATTTTCTTCTTTTCATATTATTACTTCTTTAAAGTTTCACTTGAAAATCTGGATGCCCATATTGCCACATCACAAAGGCAAACTGGTCTGCAAAATTTACGCAGCTTACTTATCTGTCTTCGGTGTTGTGAACAGGTTTTTCTATTGTTCTTTATAATTGAGAATTTGTGTTTTTAAAGCTGAATCGTCCATAAGGCACCATTGTTCAGCAAGTTTGCCGTCCTTAATTCGGTAAATGGATATTTCAGCAATCATCACTTTAGTCCCAGTCGAATCAATTCCTTCATAAGTTCCCGAATGTGTTCCTGTGGAATTATAGCGTGTTACCACTTTATCTTTTTCAATAATAATATCGACTACTTCTTCATGCCAGTCGGGAAATAGCGCTCTCCAATTAACGATTTCAGTTTTGGATCCGGCAATGCCTTTCCACTCCTGATCAGTTAAATAATGACATACAAAGTCAGGAGCTAATATTTCATTTAATTTTTCTACTTGTCCAGTGTTCCAAACCTCATGGTATTGAAGTATAAGCTCTCGATTGTAGTCTGCGTTCTCTCTTCCGCTATTTGACTGACAACCCAAACAAAGGAATAGAACAGCGATTAATGTTAGCATTGAATAGTTGTGTGTCTTCATTTTATGATAATTAATTATTGATTTATTTTTTGCTTTTTGCGGTTTACGAGTCTTTGTCCGTGAGCTAGTTCGATTACTGCCAGCGCCAGAATAAACAGTCGTTTCAATACCGTTTATTTATTGTTATAGGCTTTTTAATTTTTATATCCAGGCCCTCTAACTACTTGGCCAGGTAATGCACCTGTATGTTTCCCATCTTTAAGTACCTGCACTCCATTGACAAAAACGTGTACCATCCCTGTGGAGAACTGCTGTGGTTTTTCAAAAGTGGCGTGGTCTTGAATTTCATTTGGATTAAATATCGCTAAGTCCGAAAAATACCCTGTCTTTAAAGCCCCGCGTTTTTTGATTTTCAAATTCGTAGCAGGTAATGTTGTGAGTTTGTAAATAGCCTCCTCTAAAGAAATCACTTTTTCATCGCGAACATATTTGCCCAGAAGTCGAGCGACATTTCCATACGCCCGAGGATGGTTACTCGTCTCTAAAAAAACACCTTCAGGTGCAGAAGATTCTTCATCTGAACCGAAGCTCATATAGGGGAGTGCGAGTTGTTTTTTTACATTTTCCTCCGACATCAAGAAAAATATAGTTCCTACTCTGCTACCATCTTGAATGACCAAATCCATTGCGGTTTCCTCGGGAGATGTTTTACGCATTTCTGCCACTTCCGCCAACGACTTTCCGGTTAAATATTTCAGGCTGTCGTTTTTAAAACCTACTAATAGCATATCGTCATAGGATTCGACTGCCATCATATAATTTTCCCATTCATTGGTAGGTGTGGTCATTTCTTTTATCAATTGCTTTCTAATTTTTGGGTCTTGCAGGCGTTCGGCCCATTTTTCATAGCCTCCTTCTTGCACCCATGGCGGCATGGTAGCATTAAGACCTGTTCCCCCAGCGGTGTAGGTATACATATCCGTTGTGATATCCAGTCCGGCTGCTCGTGCAGAATCAATCTTGGAGACCACAGCATCAAATTTGTTCCAGTTATCCTTGCCTGCCATTTTTAGATGATACACTTCAGCCCGAATATTGGCTTCATCGGCAATTCGAATTAACTCATCCAAACTTTCCAGAAGTTGATTGCCTTCACTGCGCATATGGGAGATGTACATCCCTTCATAAGCGGAAGCAACCTTACAGAGTTCTATTAATTCTTCTGTGCTTGCATAAAAGGCGGGAGCGTAAATCAATGATGAACCAATGCCCAAGGCACCCTCTTCCATTGCTTTTTTTACCATGCTTTTCATTTGCTCCATTTCTTCATCGGTCGGAGCTCGGTCTTCGAATCCCACAGTATTTATTCTCAATGTTGTGGCACCCACAAAAGAGGCGACATTAGGGGAAACTCCTTTTTTCGTTAAGAATTCAAGGTATTCTCCCAAGGTTTCCCATTCAAAATCATATACTATATTTCCGTAACCAATCTCCCTTATAGCTTTTATTGAAGCCTCCGTGACTGGCCCCATAGACCATCCTTCACCAAAGACTTCTAAGGTCACTCCTTGTCTGATGTCACTTTGAGATTTGCCGTCTTCGATCAACGATTCTGTAGCCCAACTCAACATATTAATAAAACCAGGCGCAACCACTAAACCTGTGGCATCTATTTCTTGACGACCTTTTGCATTTTTCAAATTGCCAATGGCTGCAATGGTATCAGCATTGATAGCTATATCACCTACATAAGAAGGTTGTCCTGAACCATCGATTATCTGTCCATTCTTGATGAGCACATCAAAGGTTTGTGGCTGTGAGCAACTGGCGAGCAAAAAGCCAATAATAAGGGCTGTTAGTGTTGATTTCATTTATTTGATTGGTTTTTTGTCATGGTGTTTTTATTGTTTCGGTTAAATTAGTTTTGAATGCAGCACTCAGTTGCCCAGTTATTCTTTCAGTTTCAAAAATCTCGCAGCGTTATTATAAAAAATATCTTCTTTGTCTTGTTCGGTCAAAAAGTCAAGACTATTTAAAAAATTAATTGACTTTTCTATTGCGTAAGGCCATGTCATTTGGTCTGAACCAAACATTACACGATTTAAATAACCTGCTTCTTTAATATTTTGGAGAAATTCCTTAACATAGCGTTGTGTGTTAGGTTCAACCCATAGCATTACTGCCAAATCTGTATACAGTTGTGGGTAATAAGCCATAAGCCTAATGGCATGCTCTGGCCAATCTTCACCGCCCGCATGCATCATATAAATTCGAAGTTTAGGATACTTCACCAAAACATCCTCAATTAAGTATGGGTCTCCTAACTTTAATCTTGCTTTTGGTGACCAAGAATAAGTACCTCCTGGGTCTCCGCCGCCAGTGTGCACAGCAACAGGAATATCATATTTTTCACAAATTCTTAAATAAGGTTGCCAAATAGAATCACTTAAAGTTGTACCTCCATAATACGGTGCGGTTTCTCCGAAAACTTCAATTTTTTTATCCTTTACCATTTGCTCAAACTTAACTGAATCCATTTCATGATCATTTGGAGAAAACATAAGAATTCCTCTTATGATACGATGATCATCATCTTTTGCTACCCAATTTTCAACACTTTCAGGATTACCACTTACCATGGCTTTTACTATATTGAATTTCTCAAATGCAGCAAAAGTTTCTATTCGATGTGATTCAGCATCTTTTGAGCCTTTTTTACCATAATAATCTTGGGAAGGTTCTCTATCTCCAAAGTCACTATCCGTGTAAGAGTGAATGTGCATATCTATAATCTTTGTTTGACTTTGTGCAAAGAAAGATTGATGAAGTAGCACAAATAAAATAATAATGTTCTTTTTCATACTTTGTTTTTCTAGAAGGTAATTACTCAACTATTTGAACTAAAAAGCATTTCACCGTTCCAATTTAAAATCCGGAACTCGGTCTGGACGTTGGGCCGCGTTGGCTACTTTCCAGCCTGTACGGTACATCCATTCGGTCATTTTTTTTAGCTTGGTATAATCAATATTGGCGGCGTTGTCTTTTGGAGTATGATAATCAGGATGTAAAAGTGTGGTGTACATGAGCGACGGAATCCCTAACCTAGCATATGGTAAATGATCACTTCTGAAAAACCAGCCTTCTGGGTGGTCTGCCCTATCCCAAAGGGAGTCCAATTTGAATTTTGGACCTTCATTATTGGCTTCAAGTACCATTTTAGCCAAATCATTTGAAGTAAGGTGCGGTGGTTGAATGCCCAATACGGCGGCACTGTTAGGATCATTTCGGCCAATCATGTCACCATTTAATACGGCTACAATAGTTTCGATAGGTATGGTTGGATGGGACGAGAACCATCTTGAACCTAAAAGTCCTACCTCTTCTGCACCATGAACGACAAAAATTACCGAACGTTTGCCAGGTTTTTTTTGAAAAGCTCTTGCCACGGCAAGCATGGCTACATTAACGCTGCCATTGTCATCGGCTCCATAGTAAATACTGTCGCCGGCAATACTGTTCCTAATACCATGAGCGTCCGTATGGCCACTGTAAAGCACATATTCCTTTGAAAGTTTAGGGTCACTCCCTTCAATAGCTCCGACTATATTTACAGATGGATAACTGAACCGTTCAATGATGATATCTGCTTTTAGTTCGGCTTTATTTTCGGCTATTTCTTTTTTTGCAGATTCGTGCACCCAAAAAACAGGAACGGTTGTCGTAACTTTTTCATTTGCTCCTCCCTCTAAATCAAATCGTCCTAATTTAAAATTTTCTACGGCGTCGGGCCAAACGGTTTCAGTGTCGTTATCAGCAATTAGGATTAATGCAACGGCACCTTTTTCTATCAAGGCATTTCCGTAGGTATTCATCATGTATCTTTGATACCGCCAAGTAGGCAATGATATACCGCTTACAAGCATTCCGGGAACGGCATCAAATGCCACTACCTTACCCTTTACGTCCATAGTTGATAAATCAATTTCGGAGGCTTTGCCTAAATAAACAATGGGTTGGCCTATACGGGCTGGTGCCATTTGGGCAATTGCTACATCGCTCCAAAGTGAAAGGGGCTGGCCATTAATTGACACCGTACTTGTACTGGCTACTCGATTACGCCACATATCAAAAAACTGAAAGTAGGAATTGTTATCGCCAGCAGGTTTTAGACCAATACTTCTAAACCTTTCCGCCACCCAAACAGCGGCATTCAATTCATTGATTGTTCCTGCGGCACGCCCTTTGAAAGAGGTACCTGCAAACTCGTACAAATCTTTCTTTAAATCGTTTTCCTGAATGGCGGCAAGCCCAGCAGGAGGAACTTTTACGACCGATTGAGCAAATGCTGAAATAGCAAAATGACAAAATAAAAAGAGGATTAGTTTTTTCATGGTTTGTTTAGTTAGATGCTTATTTAATTGGTTTTTGACAAGGGTTTCTATTTAACTACTTTTTCACCTGAAAATCTGGATGCCCTGTTTGCCACATCACAAAGGCAAACTGGTCTGCAAAATTTGCCCAGGTTACTTCTCTGTCTTCGGTAAAGTGGCCGTTGTCATAATTTACTTTCATTAAAACAGGTTTGTTGGATGCTGTTGCATTTTGAAGGGCTGCTGCAAATTTGCCGGGTTGCCATGCCACAACACGCGAGTCTGTCCAACCGGCTATATTGATTACTGCGGGATAGTTGACACCATCTACAACGTGTTGCATTCCATCCATTTCGTACAGTGCTTTTGCTTCTACTGGGTCTTTAACAGTACCAAATTCTGGAACGTTTACAGGGCCATTCGCTGAAAATTCGCCTCGCATTTTATTAGAAGTTCCTACATTATTAATGGCTGCTGCAAACAAATCTGGTCTCTCGGTTATAGCTCTCGATATTAAAATACCGCCGGCACTCGTGCCCATACCAGATAATTTTGAAGATTGGGTAAACCCTTCTTCAATGAGATATTCTGCACAGCTTATAAAGTCTTTCCACGTGTTGGGTTTTGTAGTTTTAAACCCTGCTTTGTACCAAGCTTCGCTTTTTTCGCCACCACCACGCACGTGAGGTACCGCATACACGACATCTTTTGTTACCAGTGCGTTGTAAAGAGTGCTAAAATAAGGTTCCATACTATATCCATAAGCACCGTAACTTCTCATAAAACAAACATTAGAACCGTCTTTTTTTGTCCCTTTTTTATAGATAATCGATAAGGGAATCATCACGCCGTCGTGGCCTTTTACTTCTACTTCTTCTACAATCAAATCATTGTATTCGGCAGGGTAGGTTACAGGTGTATTCCACGGACTTGCCGTAAATTTTTCAGTATCGGCATCGAATGAAAATTCGGTCAGCGGTTTGTTCCAAGAGGTAAGGTCTATGATAAAGTCGTTCGTTTTGGTATCTATACATTTTGCCTTGGCAATTCCCATAAAGGGTAAGGTGATCTTTGTATTTGTCTTTGTTTTGGGATTAAATTTAAAAAGATGTGAATTGATCCCATCACTATAATTGAGTAAGAGATAATCTTTACTACGGGTATATCCTGTTAAACTCATATCGGTTTCGGCAACGACGGTTTCTGCATTTGCCCAATCCGGGTTTTTCAAATCGGTTGCAATCAGCTTGTATTTTGGGGCATCCTTATAGGTAATGGCATATACTTTAGTGCCAAAAACTTCTGGCAAACCTCCATTGTCTGGTGTACCATTTATCAATTGATCCGTTGCTTTACATAAGGTTTTCCACTCTATATTTTCTGAATTAAATTGGCTTATTGGCGCATAATACAGTATTAATTCTTTGGCAACCGTTCCCTGTCCTGCAAACACATAGTCTTTTGCATTTTTCGAAAGTGATATATAGGGATAGGCTTTGGAAGGAATGTTCAAATTGGGATAGGCTTCATTACTGAAAAAATCGACATCCGTTTTGTAATCTGTGCCTAATTTGTGCAGTTTGGTTTTAGGATTTAATCGGCCTTCTGGATCTTTATTATCCGCAGATTTTATCCACATATACATAAAAGCACTATCGTCGAAAGTCCACCCCATCGCTCCAGCTGAAGCAGGAATAAGATCTGGCAAAAAGGTATTGGAATCTATATCCAAAACCTGAAGGATAGAAATTTCTGCACCACTTTCAGAATAGCCTATCAATAGTTTTTTGCCATCATAACTGGGTATAAAACTTTCGACGGACAAGGTTTTACCTTCTTTGAAACTCAATGGGTCAAAAAGCAGTATATCTGGGCTGTCCATTGATTCGCGGTAATAGATTTTACCTACTTTATCGCCAGGCATTCGTTTTTTAAAGAAAATGCGTTGACCTATTTTTTTCAGGTCGCTAAACGTTTCTGATTGTAGGGCATCCAGTTTTCGCCATTCGGCAATGAGTTCATCCCTTCCAGAAATGTTGCTCATGGTGGCGTTAGAAAATTCGGCTTGCTGTTTAAACCACGTTTCTACTTCGGGATTGTTTAAATCTTCAAGCCATTGATAATTGTCTTTATAATCTACACCAAAGTACGTGTCGATTACTTCTACCTTTTTTGTTGTTGGGTAGTTCCATTGAGCGAACGCGGTTGAACTAATAAGTGCAACGAGAGCTAATAGAATTGTTTTTTTCATCATGTTTTTGGTTTTAAATTTTTAGGTAGTTCACGAGTTTATTTTCTTGTTGGCTCTAAATCCTTTTTATTAGAAATAATGTCATTTATGGTTTCATAAGCTTTCGCTCACTTTTAAAACGAAGCCTAAAACTGTTGAACGACAACAGATACTAAATTAGGTTTTTAAGCAGTAATTATCAATCACATCTTCATGTGGTCTTGGCGTTTGAGGCAGGATTATATTGTGAAAGTCAAAATGTTAGAAGCTTCGCTCTATTTTATTTTTAGGTGTTCCAGTTTCTCTGCCTTTCAGAAGATCGTCGGCCAGAAATTAGATGTGGCGATGTGGCCCTCAATGCTGTTTTTAGCTTCGGTCTAAGCTGCTTTTCTGTCATCTGTTTGGGCCGAAGCCATAGCGCTAAACTCAGTGCCACAAGCGATAAAAAGTGTTTCAGGGTAGTAATCCAGACCATTTTCGACTTTATCCTCCTTTTCTTTAAAAGAAGAATTATGTAGATCATCATTATTCATCTGCTTTTAACTATAGCCAATTTGTACGGCGATTAAAATCGCAAGTGCGCCAATGCCCATCATTATTAAAACTGGCTTCACGATGAATTTTAACCAGTTTTTATAATTGATGCCAGCTAGGGCGATGACGGCCATGGTAGCTCCGTTGGTGGGTACAATTAAATCCATCATAATGGCACCATATTGATAAGCCAGTACACAAATTTGTCTCGATAGTCCAATCAAATCGGCCAAGGGGGTTAGAATAGGCATGGTCAAAATAGCATGGCCAGAGGTGCTCGGCATTGGGAAATGTAATATGGAATGAGATACCATCATTAGCACTGCAGATAGTGCTGGCGGAAGATGCTGCAAAGGACCGAAAAGCCCATATACGATTGTGTCAATAATCATCCCCTCTTTTAAAATAACCGATACGCCATTTGCCAATCCTATAATTAATGCTGCAAAAACCATTTCTTTAAAACCATCAATATAAACTTCAGTCGTTTTATTGAAGCTGAACCCAGCAATAAGGCCACTAACCAAACCTAGAACAAAAAAGCAGGCAGACATTTCATTAAAGCCCCAACTTAAAGCAATCAATCCGTAAGTGACCACTGAAAATGTAATGGCAAGAAATATTAAAATTAGTTTATTTCTAAAAGTTAAGCTTTCAGTTACTTCCTCTTTTATTGATTTTTCAATGCGATTTTTAGAGCTATATCGGAGCACATAAAGAATCCAAACCATGGAAGCAATAACTAAGACTACTAGCCTAAATTCATATCCAGAAAGAAGCTCTAAACCTGCTTCTTTTTGTGCAATCACGACACCAAAAGGGTTGAAAGGACTAAAAGAAGCACCCACGATAGCAGACCCAAGGCTTGCGGCCACAATCGTTTTTGCATTGTACCCTATGCTACGTCCAAACAATAGCAATATTGGAGTCATGGCTATGATTTCTTCCTGTAAGGCTATGGTAAAGCCAGCAGTTATAAATAGCATTGAAATTATAACCAATGCGAGAGACTCTTTACCAGCTAAGATTACAATAAGCTGATTTAGCCCTTGTTGAAGTGCACCTGTCTTCTCAATCAGGTAAAAACAACCCCCAAGTATAAGTATTAGAACCACTAAATCGGCACGTCCTACGATGCCTTTGGGTATCGCAAGAAGTAAATCGAAGGTCGAAAGATGTGGTGACTCTTGTTGTTTATAGGAATCCGATACTACAGTTGTTAGCTCGGTTGTTTCGTTTAATGTCCTTTCATAACTGCCTTGTGGGATAATAAATGTAAGTATCCAGGCGAATAGTATCACAGATAGAATGATGACGATTGCATTTGGAAATTTTTTCATTTTACAATTTTGGTATTTAAGAGGGCGGCTTTCATATGTTTCTTTGTACTATTTTAGGCTTTGATATTCTGAACGTTCCTTTTTTAAAGCATGCTTTTTTTGATAGCTCAAATTGCGCCATAGCCACTCCAATGGGCCGAAATAGTGATACTTAAGCCAAATAGGACTTGCAATGAGCTGAAAAATCCAGATGGTAAACACGATGTACAATAGTTCATGACGCTGAAACTCCCCAAACAGGCCAAATCCAGCTCCTGTAAATAGGAACATAGCAATGACTGAGTGCATTACATAATTGGTCAGCGCCATTTTACCCACCGCACCAAGGGCATTTTTCAACAGCGATAAAACAGGTAATTTGCAGAGCAACATGATGGCGCCTATATGTCCCATGGCAACAGCAACGCGACCTAATTCATAGGTAATATTGGATTTTGAAAAACTCAATAACGAGAAGTTGTTCTCGATGATCATTTGAACTTCATAATAATTAACACTTAATCCAACGCCATAACCCACACCCATCATAATGCCATAAAAACGATAGGATTTTACTGCAGAAAGTAGCTTAAGTTTAAAAAAAGCAATACCCAAGAGCATCATGCTCAAAATATCCCAAACATCGTAACGGAATAAATAATACTTATGAAAATTAAAATTTTGAGGTGCTAAAAAGGCCACCACGCCAAAATAATTTTTTTGCATGTTGGAATTGTATTCCGCAATGGCTTCAGGCGAACGCTCTTTTTGTAGGTCTTCCCATTGCTCTGTAGCTTCTTCTAATTCATCGGTAAGTGCTTTGCCTTCCGATTTGAATTGTTCTACCAATTCAAGGTTTTCGATCATTTTAACATCAGATTTATAATCGGCATATTTCCAAACGGTGCCAATTGAAAATAAAATGAGTGCAATGAAGATTAGCTTTTTAGGCGCCATATTTCGAAACGAATACACTAGAAACCCCATAAGCGCATAGCTAAATAAAATCTCTCCATACCATAATAGGAGATAGGCATGTATGAGTCCAAAAAGAAGCAACCATAGTAAACGTCTAAAGTAAATATCAGCAGCCTTGATGCCAGCACCTTTCTTTTCTAGACGGTCTAAAAAAATAAACATTCCTGCTCCAAATAATAGTGAGAATAAAGCCCTCATCGTTCCTTCGAAAAGCATATTGGTGGTGACCCAAGTATAGAGATCCCATCCTTTAGCTCCTCCAGATATTGTTGGATCTTCATAAGCATGTGCCAATGCCATACCATTGATGTTCATCAATAAAATTCCAAAAAGCACGATACCTCTCATTACATCTAAAGATTGAATACGGTCGAGTGCTTTTAATGGGGTTAATGAGGTTTGCGTTGTTCTCATTTTTGGTTGGTTTTGATAGTTGGTTAATGGTTATGATTGAGGGATAACAAGATCAGTTTCCGTAAAGTGCCTTTGCCGCTTCTTCATATGTATCGCCAGCGGTCCAGGTAGGTGTTTTTGGGTCGTTAGCAATATACCTTCCAGATAAAATATAGGCTCTAAAAAACTTTAATAAATAATCGTAATCTAAAGTATCGGCTTCATCTCCTGGTTTGTGGTAGTATTTTGTAACATCACCATTAAAAGCGGTAAAGCCTAAGGAAAATGTCGGTGCAGGAATCCCTTTTTTTGCAAAATGAACATTATCACTACGGTCAAACAAGCCCTGTTCTGGCGCTGGATCATCAGTAGCCGTAAGGCCAAATGCAGTTGCAGCATCTTTAATGTGTTGTGCAGCTGTGGTTCTAGGTAAACCGATGATGGTGACTAATGACGTATCGTTATAACCAGCATTATCACTATTAAAACAATAGACCATTTGCTTTAATGGCAATACTGGATGTTCCACATAGTATTCACTCCCCAAAAGCCCTTTTTCTTCTCCTGTAAAAAGGATGAATAAAGCAGATCGCTTGGTCGGATATTTTGCTAAATTCTCAGCCATACTCAACACCGTTGTCGTTCCTACGGCATTATCTCTAGCTCCATTATAAATCGTATCTCCGGTTTCGTCTGGTGTTCCTATCCCTACATGATCGTAATGCCCTGAGTAAATAATGTATTCTTTTTTCAGTTTGGGATCGGTACCTTCTACAACGCCTATCACATTTTGAGACATCACAATTTCCTCTTTCTTATCGCCTATGTTAACTGATGATGAAATTCTTTTCATGGTAACAAAGCGAGTAGCCATATCATGATCTTTATCTAATACCCAGATATGGGCGGGTAGTTCAGCATCATTAGTACCAGTTTTTTCATTCAACTCGTTTGCAACCATTAATTGTGAACTATTAAAATTATGATCGATCCATTCCCAAGTGTCGTTATCAGTATCTATAAGTTCAATGATTGCTGCGACTCCATTTGCTCTGGCTAACTCCTGTTTTTTTCCTTTCAAACCATATGCGGCCATAACGTTACTAGCATCTGCATCTCCTGATTTTATGATAATGATTTTTCCTTTTACATTTTTTCCTACATAATCATCTTCTAGACCGTAGTTTAAATAAACTGCATCTGTACGTGTTGAAATAGTAGATGGATAGACTAAAGCGTAATTTTCAATTTGTTTCTCGTTAATCGCTATCACAACATCATTAGGAGGGGTGATGCGTTTTAAGGCTACATCCTGATAGAATGTTCCTGTTTTTGGGTTAGGTTTCACTCCATAACTACGTAAGGTATTTGCCAGAT of Nonlabens sp. Ci31 contains these proteins:
- a CDS encoding ester cyclase; its protein translation is MKTHNYSMLTLIAVLFLCLGCQSNSGRENADYNRELILQYHEVWNTGQVEKLNEILAPDFVCHYLTDQEWKGIAGSKTEIVNWRALFPDWHEEVVDIIIEKDKVVTRYNSTGTHSGTYEGIDSTGTKVMIAEISIYRIKDGKLAEQWCLMDDSALKTQILNYKEQ
- a CDS encoding DUF418 domain-containing protein, whose amino-acid sequence is MRTTQTSLTPLKALDRIQSLDVMRGIVLFGILLMNINGMALAHAYEDPTISGGAKGWDLYTWVTTNMLFEGTMRALFSLLFGAGMFIFLDRLEKKGAGIKAADIYFRRLLWLLLFGLIHAYLLLWYGEILFSYALMGFLVYSFRNMAPKKLIFIALILFSIGTVWKYADYKSDVKMIENLELVEQFKSEGKALTDELEEATEQWEDLQKERSPEAIAEYNSNMQKNYFGVVAFLAPQNFNFHKYYLFRYDVWDILSMMLLGIAFFKLKLLSAVKSYRFYGIMMGVGYGVGLSVNYYEVQMIIENNFSLLSFSKSNITYELGRVAVAMGHIGAIMLLCKLPVLSLLKNALGAVGKMALTNYVMHSVIAMFLFTGAGFGLFGEFQRHELLYIVFTIWIFQLIASPIWLKYHYFGPLEWLWRNLSYQKKHALKKERSEYQSLK
- a CDS encoding prolyl oligopeptidase family serine peptidase, giving the protein MMKKTILLALVALISSTAFAQWNYPTTKKVEVIDTYFGVDYKDNYQWLEDLNNPEVETWFKQQAEFSNATMSNISGRDELIAEWRKLDALQSETFSDLKKIGQRIFFKKRMPGDKVGKIYYRESMDSPDILLFDPLSFKEGKTLSVESFIPSYDGKKLLIGYSESGAEISILQVLDIDSNTFLPDLIPASAGAMGWTFDDSAFMYMWIKSADNKDPEGRLNPKTKLHKLGTDYKTDVDFFSNEAYPNLNIPSKAYPYISLSKNAKDYVFAGQGTVAKELILYYAPISQFNSENIEWKTLCKATDQLINGTPDNGGLPEVFGTKVYAITYKDAPKYKLIATDLKNPDWANAETVVAETDMSLTGYTRSKDYLLLNYSDGINSHLFKFNPKTKTNTKITLPFMGIAKAKCIDTKTNDFIIDLTSWNKPLTEFSFDADTEKFTASPWNTPVTYPAEYNDLIVEEVEVKGHDGVMIPLSIIYKKGTKKDGSNVCFMRSYGAYGYSMEPYFSTLYNALVTKDVVYAVPHVRGGGEKSEAWYKAGFKTTKPNTWKDFISCAEYLIEEGFTQSSKLSGMGTSAGGILISRAITERPDLFAAAINNVGTSNKMRGEFSANGPVNVPEFGTVKDPVEAKALYEMDGMQHVVDGVNYPAVINIAGWTDSRVVAWQPGKFAAALQNATASNKPVLMKVNYDNGHFTEDREVTWANFADQFAFVMWQTGHPDFQVKK
- a CDS encoding M28 family metallopeptidase; its protein translation is MKKLILFLFCHFAISAFAQSVVKVPPAGLAAIQENDLKKDLYEFAGTSFKGRAAGTINELNAAVWVAERFRSIGLKPAGDNNSYFQFFDMWRNRVASTSTVSINGQPLSLWSDVAIAQMAPARIGQPIVYLGKASEIDLSTMDVKGKVVAFDAVPGMLVSGISLPTWRYQRYMMNTYGNALIEKGAVALILIADNDTETVWPDAVENFKLGRFDLEGGANEKVTTTVPVFWVHESAKKEIAENKAELKADIIIERFSYPSVNIVGAIEGSDPKLSKEYVLYSGHTDAHGIRNSIAGDSIYYGADDNGSVNVAMLAVARAFQKKPGKRSVIFVVHGAEEVGLLGSRWFSSHPTIPIETIVAVLNGDMIGRNDPNSAAVLGIQPPHLTSNDLAKMVLEANNEGPKFKLDSLWDRADHPEGWFFRSDHLPYARLGIPSLMYTTLLHPDYHTPKDNAANIDYTKLKKMTEWMYRTGWKVANAAQRPDRVPDFKLER
- a CDS encoding YfcC family protein, yielding MKKFPNAIVIILSVILFAWILTFIIPQGSYERTLNETTELTTVVSDSYKQQESPHLSTFDLLLAIPKGIVGRADLVVLILILGGCFYLIEKTGALQQGLNQLIVILAGKESLALVIISMLFITAGFTIALQEEIIAMTPILLLFGRSIGYNAKTIVAASLGSAIVGASFSPFNPFGVVIAQKEAGLELLSGYEFRLVVLVIASMVWILYVLRYSSKNRIEKSIKEEVTESLTFRNKLILIFLAITFSVVTYGLIALSWGFNEMSACFFVLGLVSGLIAGFSFNKTTEVYIDGFKEMVFAALIIGLANGVSVILKEGMIIDTIVYGLFGPLQHLPPALSAVLMMVSHSILHFPMPSTSGHAILTMPILTPLADLIGLSRQICVLAYQYGAIMMDLIVPTNGATMAVIALAGINYKNWLKFIVKPVLIMMGIGALAILIAVQIGYS
- a CDS encoding amidohydrolase family protein translates to MKKNIIILFVLLHQSFFAQSQTKIIDMHIHSYTDSDFGDREPSQDYYGKKGSKDAESHRIETFAAFEKFNIVKAMVSGNPESVENWVAKDDDHRIIRGILMFSPNDHEMDSVKFEQMVKDKKIEVFGETAPYYGGTTLSDSIWQPYLRICEKYDIPVAVHTGGGDPGGTYSWSPKARLKLGDPYLIEDVLVKYPKLRIYMMHAGGEDWPEHAIRLMAYYPQLYTDLAVMLWVEPNTQRYVKEFLQNIKEAGYLNRVMFGSDQMTWPYAIEKSINFLNSLDFLTEQDKEDIFYNNAARFLKLKE
- a CDS encoding N-acyl-D-amino-acid deacylase family protein is translated as MKSTLTALIIGFLLASCSQPQTFDVLIKNGQIIDGSGQPSYVGDIAINADTIAAIGNLKNAKGRQEIDATGLVVAPGFINMLSWATESLIEDGKSQSDIRQGVTLEVFGEGWSMGPVTEASIKAIREIGYGNIVYDFEWETLGEYLEFLTKKGVSPNVASFVGATTLRINTVGFEDRAPTDEEMEQMKSMVKKAMEEGALGIGSSLIYAPAFYASTEELIELCKVASAYEGMYISHMRSEGNQLLESLDELIRIADEANIRAEVYHLKMAGKDNWNKFDAVVSKIDSARAAGLDITTDMYTYTAGGTGLNATMPPWVQEGGYEKWAERLQDPKIRKQLIKEMTTPTNEWENYMMAVESYDDMLLVGFKNDSLKYLTGKSLAEVAEMRKTSPEETAMDLVIQDGSRVGTIFFLMSEENVKKQLALPYMSFGSDEESSAPEGVFLETSNHPRAYGNVARLLGKYVRDEKVISLEEAIYKLTTLPATNLKIKKRGALKTGYFSDLAIFNPNEIQDHATFEKPQQFSTGMVHVFVNGVQVLKDGKHTGALPGQVVRGPGYKN